The Propionibacterium freudenreichii subsp. freudenreichii genome contains a region encoding:
- a CDS encoding YwqG family protein, whose translation MSQDLKQALFGVFDAVQKNAIKLDFGADPEPGEAGQSRLGGRPDVPRDFEWPRFQDKDDDSADANRPLTFLAQVNLADATRYDTEGLLPTAGVLSFFYEMETQEWGFDPRDKGSARVFFFEDPATLRPASVPDDLDDWFPDGQAISYRNMVDLPAWLGFTELPEEVRRTNPLPVPLTDIEWEDYDAMREEYGAPSEGDDAVTTKLLGHPDVVQNPMEAECEMVTRGMADGAEGEEISQELRDDIEKASRDWTLLFQMGTDSGLEFGDVGHINYWIKKQDLARRDFDKAWLILQCG comes from the coding sequence ATGAGCCAAGACCTGAAGCAGGCCCTGTTCGGCGTGTTCGACGCGGTGCAGAAGAATGCGATCAAGTTGGATTTCGGAGCCGATCCCGAGCCCGGGGAAGCAGGACAGAGCCGGCTGGGTGGCCGACCTGACGTTCCCCGGGACTTTGAGTGGCCCCGCTTCCAGGACAAGGACGACGATTCTGCCGACGCCAATCGACCCCTGACCTTCCTGGCCCAGGTCAACCTTGCCGACGCGACCCGCTATGACACCGAGGGACTGCTTCCCACCGCAGGCGTGCTGAGCTTCTTCTACGAGATGGAGACCCAGGAATGGGGCTTTGATCCCCGGGACAAGGGCTCCGCCAGGGTCTTCTTCTTCGAGGACCCGGCGACGTTGCGGCCCGCATCGGTGCCTGACGACCTGGACGACTGGTTCCCCGACGGCCAGGCCATCTCATACCGGAACATGGTGGACCTGCCGGCCTGGTTGGGCTTCACCGAGCTCCCCGAGGAAGTGCGTAGGACGAACCCGCTGCCCGTGCCCCTGACGGACATCGAGTGGGAGGACTATGACGCGATGCGCGAGGAGTACGGCGCACCATCCGAGGGCGATGATGCGGTCACCACGAAACTGCTCGGCCACCCGGACGTGGTGCAGAACCCGATGGAGGCCGAGTGCGAAATGGTCACGCGGGGGATGGCTGACGGCGCGGAGGGCGAGGAGATCTCCCAGGAACTGCGCGACGACATCGAGAAGGCCAGCAGGGACTGGACCCTGTTGTTCCAGATGGGCACCGATTCCGGCCTGGAATTCGGCGATGTCGGCCACATCAATTACTGGATCAAGAAGCAGGACCTGGCCCGCCGTGATTTTGACAAGGCCTGGCTCATCCTGCAGTGCGGATGA
- a CDS encoding ATP-binding cassette domain-containing protein, which translates to MIGKDYSSLSTIAREADEVAGTEARTPFIKVLGLGRKGSIEAVDLDLFAGEIIGFAGLLGSGRTELARLLYGADKPESGQIAIDGKDVSIGSPATALKDRIAYSTENRRDEGIIADLTVRENIILALQARRGWIRPIPRREQDAIAKKYIEALNVRPPDPEKLIKNLSGGNQQKVLLARWLATEPRLLILDEPTRGIDVGAKSEIQEAVVKLANEGMSVIFISSELEEVVRLSQRILVLKDNRAIATIANGPDVSANTIVDIIAKEGQAA; encoded by the coding sequence ATGATCGGCAAGGACTATTCCTCGCTGAGCACCATCGCCCGCGAGGCCGACGAGGTCGCGGGCACCGAGGCACGCACGCCGTTCATCAAGGTGCTCGGCCTTGGCCGCAAGGGCTCCATCGAGGCGGTCGACCTGGACCTGTTCGCCGGCGAGATCATCGGCTTCGCCGGCCTGCTAGGCTCGGGACGCACCGAGCTGGCCCGGCTGCTCTACGGCGCCGACAAGCCCGAGAGCGGCCAGATCGCCATTGACGGCAAGGACGTGTCGATCGGCTCACCGGCCACCGCCCTGAAGGACCGGATCGCCTATTCCACCGAGAACCGTCGCGATGAGGGCATCATCGCCGACCTCACCGTGCGCGAGAACATCATCCTCGCCCTGCAGGCGCGTCGTGGATGGATCCGACCGATCCCGCGCCGTGAGCAGGACGCGATCGCCAAGAAGTACATCGAGGCGCTCAATGTGCGTCCCCCTGACCCCGAGAAGCTCATCAAGAACCTGTCGGGCGGCAATCAGCAGAAGGTGTTGTTGGCCCGCTGGCTCGCCACCGAGCCCCGGCTGTTGATCCTCGACGAGCCGACACGCGGCATCGACGTCGGCGCGAAGTCCGAAATCCAGGAGGCCGTGGTCAAGCTCGCCAACGAGGGAATGTCGGTGATCTTCATCTCCTCTGAGCTGGAAGAGGTGGTGCGCCTCAGTCAGCGCATCCTCGTGCTGAAGGACAACCGGGCGATCGCGACGATCGCCAACGGACCCGATGTCAGTGCGAACACCATCGTCGACATCATCGCAAAGGAGGGTCAGGCAGCATGA
- the guaA gene encoding glutamine-hydrolyzing GMP synthase has protein sequence MPASHDLVLVVDYGAQYAQLIARRVREAHVYSEIVPHAMSVDEMVAKKPTAIILSGGPASVYVPDAPKVDPALFSTGIPVFGICYGFQLMAGALGGTVEHTGTSEYGRTSVAIDDTGVLLHDLDDISSVWMSHGDSVTAAPAGFASLARTAGAPIAAFEAPERKLAGVQWHPEVAHTERGQEVIEHFLFDFAGCKPTWTSSSIVDDQVSRIRAQVGDKRVLCALSGGVDSAVAAALVQRAIGDQLTCCFIDHGLLRKGEAEQVKHDFVQITGVDLVVADESERFLSALAGVSEPEAKRKIIGREFIRSFEDVARQIAGDKGIDFLVQGTLYPDVVESGGGDGAANIKSHHNVGGLPDDLQFTLIEPLRALFKDEVRAVGAELGLPDSMVWRQPFPGPGLGIRIVGEITQDRLDLLREADAIAREELTAAGLDREVWQMPVVLLADVHSVGVQGDGRTYGHPIVLRPVSSEDAMTADWSRLPYDLLEKISTRITNQCPEVNRVVLDVTSKPPATIEWE, from the coding sequence ATGCCTGCGAGCCATGATCTTGTGCTGGTCGTCGACTATGGGGCGCAATATGCGCAACTCATCGCGCGACGCGTCCGTGAAGCACATGTTTATTCAGAAATTGTCCCCCATGCCATGAGCGTCGACGAGATGGTGGCCAAGAAGCCGACCGCCATCATCCTGTCGGGCGGACCGGCGTCGGTCTACGTGCCCGATGCGCCCAAGGTCGACCCCGCCCTGTTCAGCACCGGTATCCCGGTGTTCGGCATCTGCTACGGCTTCCAGCTGATGGCCGGGGCCCTGGGCGGCACCGTCGAGCACACCGGAACCTCCGAGTACGGGCGCACCAGCGTGGCCATTGACGACACCGGCGTGCTGTTGCACGACCTTGACGACATCTCCAGCGTGTGGATGAGCCATGGCGACTCGGTGACCGCGGCCCCCGCGGGATTCGCGTCGTTGGCCCGCACCGCCGGCGCTCCGATCGCTGCCTTCGAGGCGCCCGAGCGCAAGCTCGCGGGCGTCCAGTGGCATCCCGAAGTGGCCCATACCGAACGCGGCCAGGAAGTGATCGAGCACTTCCTGTTCGACTTCGCCGGCTGCAAGCCGACGTGGACCAGCAGCTCGATCGTCGACGACCAGGTGTCCAGGATCCGCGCCCAGGTGGGCGACAAGCGGGTGCTGTGCGCCCTGTCGGGCGGTGTCGATTCGGCAGTCGCCGCAGCGCTGGTGCAGCGTGCGATCGGCGATCAGCTCACCTGCTGCTTCATCGACCACGGCCTGCTGCGCAAGGGCGAGGCCGAGCAGGTGAAGCACGACTTCGTCCAGATCACCGGCGTCGACCTGGTGGTGGCCGACGAATCCGAGCGCTTCCTGTCCGCGCTGGCCGGCGTCTCCGAGCCCGAGGCCAAGCGCAAGATCATCGGGCGCGAGTTCATCCGTAGCTTCGAGGACGTGGCGCGCCAGATCGCCGGCGACAAGGGCATCGACTTCCTGGTGCAGGGCACCCTGTATCCCGACGTCGTGGAGTCCGGCGGCGGTGACGGCGCGGCGAACATCAAGAGCCACCACAACGTCGGCGGGCTTCCCGACGACCTGCAGTTCACCCTCATCGAGCCGCTGCGCGCCCTGTTCAAGGACGAGGTGCGTGCCGTCGGTGCCGAGCTCGGACTGCCCGACTCCATGGTGTGGCGCCAGCCGTTCCCGGGGCCGGGGCTGGGCATCCGCATCGTCGGGGAGATCACCCAGGACCGCCTCGACCTGCTGCGTGAGGCCGACGCGATCGCGCGCGAGGAGCTGACCGCGGCCGGGCTCGACCGCGAGGTCTGGCAGATGCCGGTGGTCCTGCTGGCCGATGTGCACTCCGTCGGCGTGCAGGGCGACGGACGCACCTACGGGCATCCGATCGTGCTGCGTCCGGTCAGCAGCGAGGACGCCATGACCGCCGACTGGTCGCGCCTGCCCTACGACCTGCTGGAGAAGATCAGCACCCGCATCACCAACCAGTGCCCCGAGGTGAACCGCGTCGTGCTTGACGTGACCAGCAAGCCGCCGGCCACCATCGAATGGGAATGA
- a CDS encoding ABC transporter substrate-binding protein, with amino-acid sequence MRKLLKLIAALGAFALALTGCSGGGSGSDSGSSSKTLTVGFVAVGPEGGWRTANKTNIQNTFSKDNGINLKYAPSDNGDQASQITAMTSFIDEGVDAILLSATEATGWENVLNRAKEAEIPVFLLDRGIEPDNTSLYASRIAPDNVAISESAANWAVKQFPEGAKYVVLEGPAGLSVVNDRNKGWDSVMSTHPEFQKIASQSANWSQNDGKSVTETLLKANPGIQLIFAQNDEMGLGATQAVTEAGLTPGKDVKIITIDGTKAALESLSAGQLSFVAEYNPLFGDIALNAVKKAKAGEHVDALYTVDSVTFDSPEAAKAALPNRAY; translated from the coding sequence ATGAGGAAGTTACTGAAGCTCATCGCGGCCCTGGGCGCCTTTGCCCTGGCCCTGACGGGATGCAGTGGCGGCGGTAGCGGTAGTGATTCGGGCAGCAGCTCGAAGACTCTCACCGTCGGCTTTGTGGCAGTTGGTCCCGAGGGCGGCTGGCGCACGGCGAACAAGACGAACATCCAGAACACCTTCAGCAAGGACAATGGCATCAACCTGAAGTACGCCCCGTCGGACAACGGCGACCAGGCGTCCCAGATCACCGCCATGACCTCGTTCATCGATGAGGGTGTCGACGCGATCCTGCTGTCGGCCACCGAGGCCACCGGCTGGGAGAACGTGCTGAACCGTGCGAAGGAGGCCGAGATCCCGGTCTTCCTGTTGGACCGTGGCATTGAGCCCGACAACACCTCGCTGTATGCCTCGCGCATCGCCCCTGACAACGTCGCCATCTCCGAGAGCGCGGCCAACTGGGCCGTCAAGCAGTTCCCCGAGGGCGCCAAGTACGTCGTGCTGGAGGGGCCTGCCGGCCTGTCCGTGGTGAACGACCGCAACAAGGGCTGGGATTCGGTGATGTCCACCCATCCCGAGTTCCAGAAGATTGCCAGCCAGTCCGCGAACTGGTCCCAGAATGACGGCAAGTCGGTGACCGAGACGCTCCTGAAGGCCAACCCGGGCATCCAGCTGATCTTCGCCCAGAACGACGAGATGGGCCTGGGCGCCACCCAGGCAGTCACCGAGGCCGGGCTCACGCCGGGCAAGGACGTCAAGATCATCACGATCGACGGCACCAAGGCGGCCCTGGAATCCCTGTCCGCCGGACAGCTGAGCTTCGTGGCCGAGTACAACCCGCTGTTTGGTGACATTGCGCTGAATGCGGTGAAGAAGGCAAAGGCCGGAGAGCACGTCGATGCGCTCTACACCGTCGATTCGGTGACCTTCGATTCGCCGGAGGCCGCCAAGGCGGCCCTGCCGAACCGCGCCTACTGA
- a CDS encoding ABC transporter permease yields MKAIVKNQYFWGIIALVLLIMVDVIKDPSFIQITVSNGNLYGSLIDILRGSAPVLMIAIGMTLVIATAGIDLSVGSLMAVAGAVSMEFLASAANSGSTGAVLTALGLSLLVTVILGAINGLLVSVVGLQPFITTLIMMMTGRGIAKVITGGQNTSARSDGFAWISTGTVFGFPVAFVIAIAIVALVALVVRRSALGMTIESVGINQRASRMAGIKPLYILFSVYVISGLLAGMAGVFATANVMTVEVSKTGMDMEMDAILAVVIGGTSLAGGRFSLGGSAIGALLITTLNRTVTFLNVPSAATPAFKAAVIIIVCLLQSERVRNLFKTLKRSRRVVEAAPARVEEVKEVVAA; encoded by the coding sequence ATGAAAGCCATCGTCAAGAACCAATATTTCTGGGGCATCATCGCACTTGTCCTGCTGATCATGGTCGATGTGATCAAGGACCCCTCGTTCATCCAGATCACAGTCAGCAACGGGAACCTCTATGGTTCCCTGATCGACATCCTGCGGGGAAGCGCCCCGGTGCTCATGATCGCGATCGGGATGACCTTGGTGATCGCCACCGCTGGCATCGACCTGTCGGTGGGTTCGCTGATGGCCGTGGCAGGTGCGGTGTCGATGGAGTTCCTGGCATCAGCTGCGAATTCCGGATCCACCGGCGCCGTGCTCACGGCGCTGGGGCTGTCCCTGCTGGTCACCGTCATTCTGGGCGCCATCAACGGCTTGTTGGTCTCCGTAGTGGGTCTACAGCCCTTCATCACCACGTTGATCATGATGATGACCGGTCGTGGCATCGCCAAGGTGATCACCGGGGGACAGAACACCTCGGCCCGCAGCGACGGCTTCGCGTGGATCTCCACCGGAACCGTGTTCGGGTTCCCCGTGGCGTTCGTGATCGCCATTGCCATCGTCGCCCTGGTGGCGCTCGTGGTGCGACGCAGTGCCCTGGGCATGACCATCGAATCGGTGGGCATCAACCAGCGGGCCAGCCGCATGGCCGGCATCAAGCCGCTGTACATCCTGTTCTCCGTCTACGTGATCAGCGGCCTGCTGGCTGGCATGGCCGGCGTGTTCGCCACGGCGAACGTGATGACCGTCGAGGTCTCCAAGACCGGCATGGACATGGAGATGGACGCGATCCTCGCGGTGGTCATCGGCGGCACCTCGCTGGCCGGCGGACGCTTCTCACTGGGCGGCAGCGCCATCGGCGCGCTGCTCATCACCACGCTGAACCGCACCGTGACCTTCCTCAACGTGCCCTCGGCGGCCACGCCGGCGTTCAAGGCCGCAGTGATCATCATCGTCTGCCTGCTGCAGTCCGAGCGGGTGCGCAATCTGTTCAAGACCCTCAAGCGCAGCCGACGCGTGGTCGAGGCCGCTCCGGCACGGGTCGAAGAGGTCAAGGAAGTGGTGGCGGCATGA
- a CDS encoding ABC transporter permease subunit yields MSAQTLNAAVPTRALPSWLKIDRKRIPTLASVVIFLIMIIYGQAAYGQTLTMSTASNLLINNAHLIILAVGMTFVILTGGIDLSVGAVIAFSSVLGAQLLNAGWNPVLVMGIIVVVGGLFGLASGVLVQYFRVQPFIATLAMMFLARGLASILSTTPIRLDDASGFRTLATQWKVIDGPKVNDLVITPNVLIAVVVVVAGFFILHRTRTGRTVYAIGGSEPSAELMGLPVNRTKYLIYVISGLCAGIASVVYTSKLGMAQNVTGVGWELDAIAAVVIGGTLLLGGAGYVLGSVLGALVLGLMNVLIARDGSIPPEATTIITGAILLLFVLLQRAVVKRDHND; encoded by the coding sequence ATGAGCGCCCAGACACTCAACGCGGCGGTGCCCACACGCGCACTGCCCAGCTGGCTCAAGATCGATCGCAAGCGCATCCCGACCCTCGCGTCGGTGGTCATCTTCCTCATCATGATCATCTACGGGCAGGCGGCCTACGGCCAGACCCTGACGATGAGCACGGCCTCCAACCTGCTGATCAACAACGCCCACCTGATCATCCTGGCGGTGGGCATGACCTTCGTGATCCTCACCGGGGGCATCGACCTGTCGGTGGGGGCGGTGATCGCCTTCAGCTCGGTGCTGGGCGCCCAGCTGCTCAATGCCGGCTGGAATCCCGTCCTGGTGATGGGGATCATCGTGGTGGTGGGTGGCCTGTTCGGGCTGGCCTCCGGCGTGCTGGTGCAGTACTTCAGGGTGCAGCCCTTCATCGCCACCCTGGCGATGATGTTCCTGGCGCGCGGCCTGGCGTCCATCCTGAGCACCACGCCGATCCGACTGGACGACGCCTCGGGGTTCCGCACCCTGGCCACCCAGTGGAAGGTGATCGACGGTCCGAAGGTGAATGACCTGGTGATCACGCCCAATGTGCTGATCGCCGTGGTGGTGGTCGTGGCCGGCTTCTTCATCCTGCACCGCACCCGCACCGGGCGCACGGTCTATGCGATTGGTGGTTCGGAGCCCTCGGCGGAGCTGATGGGCCTGCCGGTGAACCGCACCAAGTACCTCATCTACGTGATCAGCGGATTGTGCGCCGGCATCGCCTCGGTGGTGTACACCTCCAAGCTCGGGATGGCGCAGAACGTGACCGGCGTCGGCTGGGAGCTTGATGCGATCGCTGCCGTGGTGATCGGCGGCACCCTGCTGCTGGGCGGGGCGGGCTATGTGCTCGGATCGGTGCTCGGCGCGCTCGTGCTGGGGCTGATGAATGTGCTCATCGCCCGTGACGGCAGCATCCCGCCCGAGGCGACCACCATCATCACCGGCGCCATCCTGCTGCTGTTCGTGCTGCTGCAGCGAGCGGTGGTGAAGCGCGACCACAACGACTAG
- a CDS encoding PspC domain-containing protein: MRTAGAVQTPIQEEPMGTKQLVRRHDNRWIAGVAGGLADYWGIDALAVRLGFIILGLVTFGTAFWAYLICWLLIPDGVDGSKGLDAVKRTINGFRDKNDGPQDFNPYDDTK; the protein is encoded by the coding sequence ATGCGCACCGCAGGGGCGGTGCAGACCCCGATCCAGGAGGAACCCATGGGCACCAAGCAGCTGGTACGTCGCCACGACAACCGTTGGATTGCCGGGGTGGCCGGCGGTCTGGCCGACTACTGGGGCATCGATGCACTGGCGGTTCGGCTCGGTTTCATCATCCTTGGCCTGGTCACCTTCGGCACCGCCTTCTGGGCCTATCTGATCTGCTGGCTGTTGATCCCTGACGGCGTGGATGGCTCGAAGGGACTCGATGCGGTGAAGCGGACGATCAACGGCTTCCGCGACAAGAACGACGGGCCGCAGGACTTCAACCCCTACGACGACACCAAGTAG
- the araA gene encoding L-arabinose isomerase produces the protein MSHNIIPDLSQLKVLFLVGSQALYGEETLRQVDEQSEAILAQLRASSDIPVTIEPHQLLTDTDGIHQAVLAANADPSVIGVITWMHTFSPAKMWIRGLEALQKPLLHWHTQAGVALPYADLDFDFMNLNQSAHGDREFGYILTRLGIARKSVIGHVSDPRVTREIGWWTRAAAGWNEVNGLKVARFGDNMRYVAVTEGDKTEAEAVFGVAVNTWAVNELADAIERASDAEVARTMAEYDEQFEVVPELRADGARRGALRDAARIEVGLRAVLEAGDFHAFTDTFEDLGSLPQLPGIAVQRLNLDGYGFGAEGDWKTAILVRVAKVMGAGLPGGASLMEDYTYDLTPGDETILGAHMLEVCPSLTSRRARLEIHPLDIGGKSDPVRAVFTADPGPAVVVALSDMRDRFRLTANVVDIVEPEHSLPKLPVGRAFWKPRPNFVTSAKSWLASGAAHHTVMSSQVPVEVFADFARMAGTELAVIDEHTSPQAFQDALNWNSGYYRLHRGV, from the coding sequence ATGTCACACAACATCATTCCCGACCTGAGCCAGCTCAAGGTCCTGTTCCTGGTGGGCAGCCAGGCCCTCTACGGCGAGGAGACGCTGCGTCAGGTCGACGAGCAGTCCGAGGCGATCCTCGCCCAACTGCGTGCCTCCAGCGACATCCCCGTCACCATCGAGCCGCACCAGCTGCTCACCGACACCGACGGCATCCACCAGGCGGTGTTGGCGGCGAACGCCGACCCGAGCGTGATCGGCGTCATCACGTGGATGCACACCTTCTCACCGGCGAAGATGTGGATCCGTGGCCTGGAGGCCCTGCAGAAGCCGCTGCTGCACTGGCACACCCAGGCAGGTGTCGCGCTTCCCTACGCCGACCTCGACTTCGACTTCATGAACCTGAACCAGTCGGCCCACGGGGACCGTGAGTTCGGCTACATCCTCACCCGGCTGGGCATTGCCCGGAAGTCGGTGATCGGACACGTCTCCGATCCCCGGGTGACCCGCGAGATCGGCTGGTGGACGCGCGCCGCAGCCGGCTGGAACGAGGTCAATGGCCTCAAGGTGGCCCGCTTCGGCGACAACATGCGCTACGTGGCCGTCACCGAGGGCGACAAGACCGAGGCCGAAGCGGTCTTCGGCGTTGCGGTGAACACCTGGGCGGTCAACGAACTGGCCGACGCCATCGAGCGCGCCAGTGACGCCGAGGTGGCGCGCACCATGGCCGAATACGACGAGCAGTTCGAGGTGGTGCCCGAACTGCGGGCCGACGGTGCCCGTCGTGGCGCGTTGCGCGATGCGGCACGGATCGAGGTGGGCCTTCGGGCCGTGCTCGAGGCCGGCGACTTCCATGCGTTCACCGACACCTTTGAAGACCTCGGCTCGCTGCCCCAGCTGCCGGGGATCGCGGTACAGCGCCTCAACCTGGATGGCTACGGCTTCGGGGCCGAGGGCGACTGGAAGACCGCGATCCTGGTGCGTGTGGCCAAGGTGATGGGCGCCGGGCTGCCCGGCGGGGCCTCCCTCATGGAGGACTACACCTATGACCTCACGCCCGGGGATGAGACGATCCTGGGCGCGCACATGCTCGAAGTCTGCCCCTCGCTGACTTCGCGCCGTGCGCGCCTGGAGATCCATCCCCTGGACATCGGTGGCAAGTCCGATCCGGTGCGTGCGGTGTTCACCGCCGATCCCGGCCCCGCCGTGGTGGTGGCCCTGTCGGACATGCGCGACCGCTTCCGGCTGACGGCCAATGTGGTGGACATCGTGGAACCCGAGCACTCGCTGCCCAAGCTGCCGGTGGGGCGGGCCTTCTGGAAGCCCCGCCCCAACTTCGTGACCTCGGCGAAGTCGTGGCTGGCCTCGGGTGCGGCCCACCACACGGTGATGTCATCGCAGGTGCCGGTGGAGGTCTTCGCCGATTTCGCCAGGATGGCCGGCACCGAGCTGGCGGTCATTGATGAGCACACCTCGCCGCAGGCGTTCCAGGATGCGCTGAATTGGAACTCCGGGTATTACCGTCTTCATCGTGGCGTGTGA
- a CDS encoding zinc-binding dehydrogenase, producing MVLDHPGGADTFRPEERPIPEATATHSVLEVMAFGVNHAELITRAGGSPDVRFPRVIGIEAVGRVHATSPASGLEVGQRVVTLMGGLGRDFDGSYQEYALVPNSQLYPVGIEMAWNRLATIPESFYTALGSLDRMHLTAGDALLIRGGTSSVGLAAMQLAKSFGVRVTSTTRSPGKIARLEALGADEVLVDAGTLPGTERFDGVLELVGAATLDDSMGHAAPRGCVVVTGGLGGQWTVPDFDPFSIRGYLTNFQSTEVNPALLRHMLTLVAQQGLSLPIVGEFPLPDVGRAHEALETSTEMGKIVVSVAH from the coding sequence ATGGTGCTGGACCATCCGGGAGGCGCAGACACCTTCCGCCCTGAGGAACGTCCCATTCCCGAGGCGACCGCCACGCACAGCGTGCTCGAGGTCATGGCGTTCGGCGTGAACCATGCCGAACTGATCACGCGCGCCGGCGGTTCCCCCGATGTGCGGTTCCCCCGGGTGATCGGAATCGAGGCCGTCGGACGGGTGCACGCCACCTCTCCGGCGAGCGGACTTGAGGTGGGGCAACGCGTCGTGACGCTCATGGGTGGGCTGGGACGCGACTTCGACGGCAGCTACCAGGAATATGCGCTCGTGCCGAACTCCCAGCTGTATCCGGTGGGCATTGAGATGGCGTGGAATCGGCTGGCCACCATCCCCGAGAGCTTCTATACCGCCCTGGGTTCCCTCGACCGGATGCACCTGACGGCCGGTGATGCCCTACTGATCCGCGGTGGCACCAGCAGCGTTGGCCTCGCGGCGATGCAACTCGCCAAGTCGTTCGGCGTGCGGGTGACCTCCACCACGCGTAGCCCCGGCAAGATTGCGCGCCTTGAGGCCCTGGGGGCTGACGAGGTGCTCGTGGACGCCGGGACGCTGCCCGGCACCGAACGGTTCGATGGGGTGCTCGAACTCGTGGGGGCGGCCACGCTGGATGACTCCATGGGGCATGCCGCGCCCCGGGGCTGCGTGGTGGTCACCGGCGGGTTGGGAGGCCAGTGGACGGTGCCCGACTTTGATCCCTTCAGCATTCGCGGGTACCTCACGAACTTCCAGTCCACCGAGGTGAATCCCGCCCTGCTGCGCCACATGCTCACGCTGGTGGCGCAGCAGGGCCTGAGCCTGCCCATCGTCGGGGAATTCCCGCTCCCGGACGTCGGCCGGGCCCATGAGGCGCTGGAGACCAGCACCGAGATGGGGAAGATCGTGGTCAGCGTCGCGCACTGA
- a CDS encoding LacI family DNA-binding transcriptional regulator: MAAGTAPNIRDVAELAGVSHQTVSRVINDHPSIQPQTRARVEAAIKTLGYRPNSAARSLARMRTGRIGAIVDSPEHFGPMNTLRGVEVASRRAGYFLSSVSVNDDSVDAINQSLEFLLDQNVEGLCLIAPRLPLLEVIRRRGLQIPSVVIATDTAHLVDDNGLQASVDQELGTRMMVDYLLELGHTRIAHLSGPHDWGDARSRRATFEATLAAHGLTPAAIVEGDWSPDSGFAAGPGLIEGTGATAVFSANDQMALGLVHYLSEVGLRVPDDVSVVGFDNTPESAHMIPPLTTVRQNFEKLGEMAIGSLLARIKGARVERETLRTQPSLVVRSSAGPRPATQRSR, translated from the coding sequence ATGGCTGCAGGAACGGCGCCGAATATTCGCGACGTGGCCGAATTGGCGGGCGTGTCGCACCAGACCGTGTCGCGGGTGATCAACGACCACCCCAGCATCCAGCCGCAGACGCGGGCCCGGGTGGAGGCGGCCATCAAGACGCTGGGCTATCGCCCCAACAGCGCCGCCCGCTCACTGGCGCGGATGCGCACCGGGCGCATCGGCGCGATCGTCGACAGCCCCGAGCACTTCGGGCCGATGAACACCCTGCGCGGCGTGGAGGTGGCCAGCCGACGTGCGGGCTATTTCCTCAGCTCGGTGTCGGTGAACGACGATTCGGTGGACGCCATCAACCAGAGCCTGGAGTTCCTGCTCGACCAGAATGTCGAGGGGCTGTGCCTCATCGCCCCGCGACTTCCCCTGCTCGAGGTGATCCGGCGCCGTGGGTTGCAGATTCCCAGCGTCGTGATCGCCACCGACACCGCCCACCTGGTGGATGACAACGGGTTGCAGGCCAGCGTCGACCAGGAGCTGGGCACCCGCATGATGGTCGACTACCTGTTGGAACTGGGCCACACCCGCATCGCGCACCTGAGCGGACCCCATGACTGGGGCGACGCCCGCTCGCGCCGGGCCACCTTCGAGGCGACGCTGGCCGCGCACGGCCTGACGCCGGCCGCGATCGTCGAGGGCGACTGGAGCCCGGATTCGGGATTCGCCGCCGGTCCCGGACTCATCGAGGGCACCGGCGCCACCGCCGTGTTCTCGGCCAACGACCAGATGGCCCTGGGTCTGGTGCACTATCTCAGCGAGGTGGGCCTGCGCGTGCCCGACGACGTGAGTGTCGTCGGCTTCGACAACACCCCCGAGTCGGCCCACATGATCCCGCCCCTGACCACCGTGCGCCAGAACTTCGAGAAGCTCGGCGAGATGGCGATCGGATCGCTGTTGGCACGCATCAAGGGGGCCCGGGTCGAGCGTGAGACCCTGCGCACCCAGCCCTCCCTGGTGGTCCGGTCATCGGCCGGCCCACGTCCGGCGACGCAACGGTCACGTTGA